Proteins encoded in a region of the Acomys russatus chromosome 14, mAcoRus1.1, whole genome shotgun sequence genome:
- the LOC127197883 gene encoding T-cell surface glycoprotein CD3 epsilon chain, which yields FPGSCSSLQHSCVTGEIFLDFPLQLPFLFSFSSEYEVSISGTTVELTCPLEADDDIKWEKNDRILVGETDKHLLIRDFSEVEDNGYYICYSDTSQKAQKNKFLYLKARVCNNCVEVDLTTVAIIIIADICITLGLLMVVYYWSKNRKAKAKPVTRGAAAGGRPKGQNKERPPPVPNPDYEPIRKGQRDLYSGLNQRAV from the exons TTTCCTGGATCTTGTTCCTCCTTGCAGCACTCATGTGTCACCGGTGAAATTTTCCTGGATTTTCCCCtccaacttcctttccttttctccttttcctcagaatACGAAGTGTCCATCTCAGGAACCACGGTAGAGCTGACGTGCCCTCTAGAGGCTGACGACgacataaaatgggaaaaaaatgacagaatacTGGTTGGTGAGACCGACAAGCACCTGCTGATAAGGGACTTTTCTGAAGTGGAGGACAATGGCTACTACATCTGCTACTCAGACACCAGCCAGAAGGCACAGAAGAACAAGTTCCTCTACCTCAAAGCCAGAG TATGTAATAACTGTGTGGAGGTGGACCTGACAACAgtagccatcatcatcatcgctgACATCTGCATCACCCTGGGCTTGCTGATGGTAGTTTATTACTGGAGCAAGAACAGGAAGGCCAAGGCCAAGCCTGTGACTCGAGGAGCCGCTGCTGGTGGCAGGCCCAAAG ggcaAAACAAGGAGCGGCCGCCGCCTGTTCCCAACCCAGACTATGAG CCCATCCGCAAAGGCCAACGGGACCTGTATTCTGGCCTGAATCAGAGAGCAGTCTGA